One Oncorhynchus kisutch isolate 150728-3 linkage group LG13, Okis_V2, whole genome shotgun sequence DNA window includes the following coding sequences:
- the LOC109901957 gene encoding death-associated protein kinase 2-like, whose amino-acid sequence MAQIKLQNVEDYYEIGEVLGSGHFGQVRAVLERASNVHWAGKFLKLRRSASSRLGLERKSVEREVEILQSLQHANVMALRDVFESRAEVVLIVELISGGELFDFIAEKESLSEEEAIEFLKQILMGVGFMHTKNIAHFDLKPENIMLADKTMPHPHIKIIDFGLAHCLKQGEEYRSLSGTPQYIAPEVINYEPLSEAADIWSIGVITYILLSGLSPFQGDNDEETLKNIVGMIYEFEENYFTQTSTMAKDFIEKLLVKDPIERMTADECLVHPWIKPLTRKQADNRSRSSINMKSFKKFNAKRKWKMSYNMVWACNRLFRLQLQCKSRSPEDPELRQCESDQEDTETKPASLIRRRLSSSS is encoded by the exons ATGGCTCAGATTAAGCTGCAGAATGTGGAGGACTACTATGAGATTGGAGAGGTGCTTGGCAG TGGTCACTTTGGGCAAGTGCGTGCTGTGCTGGAGCGGGCGTCCAATGTCCACTGGGCGGGGAAGTTCCTGAAGCTGCGTCGGAGCGCCAGTAGCCGCCTGGGCCTGGAGAGGAAGAgtgtggagagggaggtggagatacTGCAGAGCCTGCAGCACGCCAACGTCATggccctcagggatgtgtttgaGAGTCGCGCCGAGGTGGTGCTCATCGTGGAGCT tATCAGTGGTGGGGAGCTGTTTGATTTCATAGCAGAGAAGGAGAGCCTGTCTGAGGAGGAGGCCATAGAGTTCTTGAAGCAGATCCTCATGGGAGTGGGCTTTATGCACACTAAGAACATTGCCCACTTTGACCTCAAG CCAGAGAACATCATGCTGGCTGACAAGACGATGCCACACCCCCACATCAAGATCATTGACTTTGGACTGGCCCATTGCCTCAAACAGGGGGAGGAGTACAGGAGCCTATCTGGGACCCCACAGTACATCG CCCCCGAGGTGATTAACTATGAACCCCTGAGCGAGGCAGCCGACATTTG gAGTATTGGTGTGATAACCTACATATT GTTGAGTGGTTTGTCCCCCTTTCAAGGAGATAATGACGAGGAGACACTAAAGAATATCGTGGGGATGATCTATGAGTTTGAAGAGAACTATTTCACCCAGACCAGCACCATGGCCAAAGACTTTATTGAGAAACTGCTGGTCAAAGACCCAAT agagagaatgacagcgGATGAATGTCTAGTACACCCTTGGATcaag CCCCTCACACGCAAACAGGCAGATAACAGAAGTCGGTCGTCCATCAACATGAAAAGCTTCAAGAAGTTCAACGCCAAAAGGAAATGGAAG aTGTCATATAACATGGTGTGGGCGTGTAACAGATTATTTCGCCTGCAGTTGCAGTGTAAAAGCAGGTCCCCGGAGGACCCAGAACTG AGGCAGTGTGAGAGCGACCAGGAGGACACGGAGACCAAGCCTGCTTCTCTCATTCGCCGCAGACTCAGCAGCAGTTCCTAA